From a region of the Rhodococcus sp. 4CII genome:
- the mtrA gene encoding MtrAB system response regulator MtrA codes for MKPRILVVDDDTALAEMLTIVLRGEGFDPYVVGDGTQALTAVRETRPDLVLLDLMLPGMNGIDVCRVLRADSGVPIVMLTAKTDTVDVVLGLESGADDYIMKPFKPKELVARVRARLRRTEDEPAELLSIADIVIDVPAHKVSRGEELISLTPLEFDLLVALARKPRQVFTREVLLEQVWGYRHAADTRLVNVHVQRLRAKVETDPENPEVVLTVRGVGYKAGPP; via the coding sequence ATGAAGCCAAGGATTCTGGTTGTCGACGACGACACTGCGCTCGCGGAGATGCTCACGATCGTGCTCCGCGGCGAGGGATTCGACCCGTATGTGGTGGGGGACGGGACCCAGGCGCTCACCGCGGTCCGGGAGACACGCCCGGACCTGGTGCTGCTCGACCTGATGCTGCCCGGCATGAACGGTATCGACGTGTGCCGCGTCCTGCGGGCCGATTCCGGTGTCCCCATCGTGATGTTGACCGCGAAGACGGACACCGTCGACGTGGTTCTGGGGTTGGAATCCGGCGCGGACGACTACATCATGAAGCCCTTCAAGCCGAAGGAGCTGGTGGCGCGCGTCCGGGCCCGGCTCCGCCGCACCGAGGACGAGCCGGCCGAGCTGCTCAGCATCGCCGACATCGTCATCGACGTTCCCGCCCACAAGGTGAGCCGGGGCGAGGAACTGATCTCACTCACCCCCCTCGAGTTCGACCTCCTGGTGGCCCTGGCGCGCAAGCCCCGTCAGGTGTTCACCCGTGAGGTGCTGCTCGAGCAGGTGTGGGGTTACCGACACGCAGCCGACACCCGCCTGGTCAACGTGCACGTTCAGCGTCTGCGGGCCAAGGTCGAGACTGATCCCGAGAATCCCGAAGTGGTTTTGACGGTCAGGGGGGTCGGCTACAAGGCCGGACCGCCGTGA
- a CDS encoding dTMP kinase, giving the protein MGTLIALEGLDGAGKRTLVGKAVSRLTEQGVTVGTLDFPRYGRSVHADLASEALKGAHGDLSDSVHAMAVMFALDRSGAVGELSALLAGHDLVILDRYVASNAAYGAARLHQGADGEFVGWVAHLEFERLGLPRPSLQLYLDVPVALAEQRARGRESADASRVLDAYERDRGLQERTGEVYRELASNGWVSPWWVLTPDTDPVTLAENLALWKDSTARRDEKEHGTP; this is encoded by the coding sequence GTGGGAACACTGATTGCGCTGGAAGGCCTGGACGGCGCCGGCAAGCGAACGCTCGTCGGCAAAGCGGTGTCACGCCTCACCGAGCAGGGCGTGACCGTCGGCACGCTGGATTTCCCCCGGTACGGCAGGTCCGTGCACGCCGACCTGGCGTCCGAGGCCCTCAAGGGTGCGCACGGTGACCTCAGTGACTCCGTGCACGCGATGGCCGTGATGTTCGCCCTGGACCGGTCCGGCGCCGTCGGGGAGTTGTCCGCCCTGCTCGCCGGTCACGACCTGGTGATCCTCGACCGCTACGTGGCGTCCAACGCCGCCTACGGTGCCGCCCGGCTCCACCAGGGGGCGGACGGGGAATTCGTGGGCTGGGTCGCGCACCTCGAGTTCGAGCGGCTGGGACTCCCAAGGCCCAGCCTGCAGCTGTATCTGGACGTTCCGGTCGCACTGGCCGAGCAGCGGGCCCGGGGCCGCGAATCGGCCGACGCGAGCCGGGTGCTCGATGCCTACGAGCGCGACCGCGGACTGCAGGAACGGACCGGCGAGGTGTACCGCGAGCTGGCCTCGAACGGGTGGGTTTCGCCGTGGTGGGTGCTCACCCCGGACACCGATCCGGTCACGCTCGCCGAAAACCTGGCACTCTGGAAAGACAGCACGGCACGCCGTGACGAGAAAGAACACGGCACGCCGTAA
- the mtrB gene encoding MtrAB system histidine kinase MtrB, whose protein sequence is MTGVSRWRRRVNRRVSPILRWGHSLSNTLAHTWRRSLQLRVVVSTLTLSLIVIVVLGVVLTSQITDRLLETKINAATEEMDRARSTVEGQLAGADDSSSPTTQLDGARAALTNREPDAGQASGSAGTFDPVLIVPGDGPRAPTSSGPADQIPESLRAFVQAGQVAYQFATVNDPEGYSGPALIVGSPTASAISTLELYLVFPLASEDRSLSLVRGTLLVGGAVLAVLLAAIALLVARQVVLPIRSASRIAVRFADGRLKERMPVRGEDDMARLAMSFNEMAESLSKQITQLEEFGNLQKRFTSDVSHELRTPLTTVRMAADLIHDGSDDLDPVLRRSSELLVAELDRFEGLLADLLEISRHDAGVAELAAEQLDVRMCARAAISTVRHLARESGTELIVDLPDEAVMAEVDPRRVERILRNLLANAIDHGEGKPVLLRLRADDSATAFIVRDQGVGLRPGEEKLVFNRFWRSDPSRVRRSGGTGLGLAISVEDANLHDGKLEAWGEPGHGACFRLTLPRVRGRKVVTSPLPLKPGTAKYVQGQPVPGDSTLPVRNESAQTSVDESRTPPQQRERERAHVGDREGSQLPEQDL, encoded by the coding sequence GTGACAGGTGTTTCCCGATGGCGGCGTCGTGTCAATCGACGCGTTTCGCCGATCCTTCGGTGGGGTCACTCACTGAGCAATACCCTCGCGCACACGTGGCGTCGTTCGCTGCAGCTGAGGGTCGTCGTCTCGACGTTGACGTTGTCGCTGATCGTCATCGTCGTTCTCGGTGTGGTGCTCACGAGCCAGATCACCGACCGCCTGCTCGAAACCAAGATCAACGCGGCCACCGAGGAGATGGACCGTGCCCGCAGCACCGTCGAGGGGCAGCTGGCCGGTGCGGACGACAGTAGTTCGCCCACCACCCAGCTCGACGGCGCGCGGGCCGCGCTGACCAACCGCGAACCCGACGCCGGGCAGGCGTCGGGTTCGGCGGGGACGTTCGACCCGGTGCTGATCGTGCCCGGCGACGGCCCGCGCGCGCCGACGTCGAGTGGTCCGGCGGACCAGATCCCGGAATCGCTGCGCGCGTTCGTCCAGGCCGGACAGGTGGCCTACCAGTTCGCCACCGTCAACGACCCTGAAGGCTATTCGGGCCCCGCGCTGATCGTCGGCAGCCCGACGGCGTCGGCCATCTCCACACTCGAGCTGTACCTCGTGTTCCCGCTGGCCAGTGAGGACCGCAGCCTGTCGCTCGTCCGCGGCACCCTGCTGGTGGGCGGTGCGGTGCTCGCGGTGCTGCTCGCGGCGATCGCGCTTCTCGTCGCCCGGCAGGTGGTCCTGCCCATCCGGTCGGCGTCGCGGATCGCGGTGCGTTTCGCCGACGGCCGGTTGAAGGAACGCATGCCCGTGCGCGGTGAGGACGACATGGCCCGGTTGGCGATGTCGTTCAACGAGATGGCGGAGAGCCTGTCCAAACAGATCACCCAGCTCGAGGAATTCGGCAATCTGCAGAAGCGGTTCACCTCCGACGTGAGCCACGAACTGCGGACACCGCTGACCACGGTGCGCATGGCGGCCGATCTGATCCACGACGGCAGTGACGATCTCGATCCCGTGCTCCGACGGTCGTCGGAACTGTTGGTCGCGGAACTCGACCGGTTCGAAGGCCTCCTGGCCGATCTCCTCGAGATCAGCAGGCACGACGCCGGTGTCGCGGAGCTGGCCGCCGAGCAACTCGACGTCCGGATGTGTGCGCGGGCGGCGATCTCGACCGTGCGCCATCTCGCGCGGGAAAGCGGGACCGAGCTGATCGTCGACCTGCCCGACGAGGCAGTGATGGCCGAGGTGGACCCGCGCCGGGTGGAACGGATCCTGCGCAACCTCCTCGCCAACGCGATCGATCACGGAGAAGGCAAACCGGTGCTGCTGCGCCTGCGCGCCGACGACAGCGCCACGGCGTTCATCGTGCGCGACCAGGGTGTGGGACTGCGGCCGGGCGAGGAGAAGTTGGTGTTCAACAGGTTCTGGCGGTCCGATCCGTCGCGCGTGCGACGGTCGGGCGGTACCGGCCTCGGTCTCGCGATCAGTGTGGAGGACGCGAATCTCCACGACGGCAAGCTCGAGGCGTGGGGTGAACCCGGCCACGGCGCCTGCTTCCGGCTGACGTTGCCCCGGGTGCGGGGCCGCAAGGTCGTGACGAGTCCGCTGCCGCTGAAACCGGGAACCGCGAAATATGTTCAAGGACAGCCGGTCCCGGGTGACTCGACGCTGCCGGTGCGCAACGAGAGCGCGCAGACGTCGGTCGACGAGTCCCGCACGCCTCCGCAGCAGCGGGAGCGTGAGCGGGCGCACGTCGGCGATCGCGAGGGCTCGCAGCTGCCGGAGCAGGACCTGTGA
- a CDS encoding TetR/AcrR family transcriptional regulator, giving the protein MTSSRVRVPYQEAARLLLRQSVLDAMRDLLFEKDWSDITMSDVAAGAGVSRQTLYNEFKSRQGLAEAYALRLADELVDAVDGALVANVGKGRAALLSGFTAFFAGSLSDPLVQSLLRGETKPDLLRLITTESAPIIERASTRLAEVFQRGWVRASPSDAGILSRAIVRLAMSYISMPPESEANVAEDLGALLGPFVDAAVDGVDRE; this is encoded by the coding sequence ATGACTTCGTCGCGTGTCCGGGTGCCCTATCAGGAGGCCGCTCGGCTACTGCTGCGTCAGTCGGTGCTCGACGCGATGCGGGATCTCTTGTTCGAGAAGGACTGGTCGGACATCACGATGTCGGATGTCGCGGCCGGGGCCGGAGTGAGCAGGCAGACGCTCTACAACGAGTTCAAGTCACGGCAGGGCCTGGCCGAGGCGTACGCCCTGCGCCTGGCCGACGAACTGGTCGACGCCGTCGACGGCGCGCTGGTGGCGAACGTCGGGAAGGGCCGCGCCGCGCTCCTCTCCGGGTTCACCGCGTTCTTCGCGGGCAGCCTGTCCGATCCGCTCGTTCAGTCGCTTCTGCGCGGCGAGACCAAGCCCGACCTGCTGCGGCTGATCACCACCGAGAGTGCCCCGATCATCGAACGGGCGTCCACGAGACTGGCCGAGGTCTTCCAGCGGGGCTGGGTGCGGGCGAGCCCGTCGGACGCCGGGATCCTCAGCCGGGCCATCGTGCGCCTGGCCATGAGTTACATCTCGATGCCCCCCGAATCCGAGGCCAACGTCGCCGAGGACCTGGGCGCTCTCCTGGGACCGTTCGTGGACGCGGCCGTGGACGGAGTCGACCGGGAGTGA
- the ahcY gene encoding adenosylhomocysteinase, with product MTTSVSTTPVAESRNGIDFKVADLSLAEFGRKEIRLAEHEMPGLMALRREYAEVLPLKGARISGSLHMTIQTAVLIETLTALGAEVRWASCNIFSTQDHAAAAIVVGPHGTPEEPQGTPVFAWKGETLEEYWWAAEQMLTWPDADKPANMILDDGGDATMLVLKGAQFEKAGVVPPTDDEQDSDEYKVFLALLRQSLEADKTKWSTVAESVQGVTEETTTGVLRLYQVAAAGELVFPAINVNDSVTKSKFDNKYGTRHSLLDGINRGTDVLIGGKAALVCGYGDVGKGCAEALRGQGARVAVTEVDPINALQALMDGFEVKTVEQAIGWADIVITSTGNKDIITFDHMQKMKHQAILGNIGHFDNEIDMAGLERSGEVTRINIKPQVDEFRFKDGHSIIVLSEGRLLNLGNATGHPSFVMSNSFSNQVIAQIELWTKPEEYDNEVYRLPKHLDEKVAKIHVEALGGTLTKLTKEQAEYIGVDVEGPFKPEHYRY from the coding sequence ATGACGACCTCAGTTTCAACCACGCCCGTGGCCGAGAGCCGAAACGGGATCGATTTCAAGGTGGCGGACCTTTCGCTCGCCGAGTTCGGGCGCAAGGAGATCCGGCTCGCCGAGCACGAGATGCCGGGACTGATGGCGCTTCGCCGCGAGTACGCAGAGGTGCTGCCGCTGAAGGGCGCTCGAATCTCCGGTTCGCTGCACATGACGATCCAGACGGCCGTCCTCATCGAGACGCTCACCGCGCTGGGCGCCGAGGTCCGATGGGCGTCGTGCAATATCTTCTCCACGCAGGATCACGCCGCCGCCGCGATCGTCGTCGGACCGCACGGAACGCCCGAGGAGCCGCAGGGCACCCCGGTCTTCGCGTGGAAGGGCGAAACCCTCGAGGAGTACTGGTGGGCGGCGGAGCAGATGCTCACCTGGCCGGACGCCGACAAGCCCGCGAACATGATCCTCGACGACGGCGGCGACGCAACGATGCTCGTCCTCAAGGGCGCGCAGTTCGAGAAGGCCGGCGTCGTGCCGCCCACGGACGACGAGCAGGATTCCGACGAGTACAAGGTATTCCTCGCCCTGCTGCGTCAGTCCCTCGAAGCGGACAAGACCAAGTGGAGCACGGTCGCGGAGTCGGTACAGGGTGTCACCGAGGAGACCACGACCGGCGTCCTGCGCCTCTACCAGGTCGCGGCTGCCGGTGAACTCGTGTTCCCGGCCATCAACGTCAACGACTCGGTCACCAAGAGCAAGTTCGACAACAAGTACGGGACGCGCCACTCGCTGCTCGACGGCATCAACCGCGGCACGGACGTCCTGATCGGCGGCAAGGCGGCGCTCGTCTGTGGTTACGGCGACGTCGGCAAGGGATGCGCCGAGGCTCTGCGCGGCCAGGGCGCCCGCGTCGCGGTCACCGAGGTCGACCCGATCAACGCCCTGCAGGCATTGATGGACGGCTTCGAGGTGAAGACGGTCGAGCAGGCCATCGGCTGGGCCGACATCGTCATCACGTCCACGGGCAACAAGGACATCATCACGTTCGACCACATGCAGAAGATGAAGCACCAGGCGATCCTGGGCAACATCGGCCACTTCGACAACGAAATCGACATGGCCGGGCTCGAGCGTTCCGGTGAGGTCACCCGCATCAACATCAAGCCGCAGGTGGACGAGTTCCGGTTCAAGGACGGCCACTCGATCATCGTGCTGTCCGAGGGTCGCCTGCTGAACCTCGGCAACGCCACCGGCCATCCCTCGTTCGTGATGAGCAACAGCTTCTCCAACCAGGTGATCGCGCAGATCGAACTGTGGACGAAGCCGGAGGAGTACGACAACGAGGTGTACCGCCTCCCGAAGCACCTCGACGAGAAGGTCGCGAAGATCCACGTAGAGGCGCTCGGTGGCACGCTGACCAAGCTCACGAAGGAGCAGGCGGAGTACATCGGCGTCGATGTCGAGGGCCCGTTCAAGCCCGAGCACTACCGCTACTAG